In Acidianus brierleyi, one genomic interval encodes:
- a CDS encoding beta-ribofuranosylaminobenzene 5'-phosphate synthase family protein, which translates to MIKVFGLSRIHITLFDVEGKYGRFDGGMGVALKYPRIVVNDGNCNVFNYEGIPKVNFCIEEDYDSHIGLGHTTQYLLTLSKLSLEKRLIRKNSAEIAKIVKRGSTSGIGVYAFEYGGFIVDGGHSKKVKKEALPSDFSASPPPPLILRTDFPWYIYVNTPNGRRIFGKEELEIFKNAKVEGIDILSRVVLMEFIPSVSEKDLEGVLDALDRIQGLGFKKLENSLQTDEVKKLMTKMKNKGFPAGLSSFGPSIFTFCNKRECEELVSYFGGFYTEPNNTGAKVIWS; encoded by the coding sequence ATGATTAAGGTATTTGGCTTATCAAGAATTCATATTACATTATTTGATGTAGAAGGTAAATATGGGAGATTTGATGGAGGTATGGGTGTAGCATTAAAATATCCAAGAATAGTGGTAAATGACGGAAATTGTAATGTATTTAATTATGAAGGAATTCCTAAGGTCAATTTTTGCATAGAGGAAGACTATGATAGCCATATAGGTCTAGGTCATACTACACAATATCTTTTAACATTATCTAAATTATCGCTAGAAAAGAGATTGATAAGAAAGAATTCGGCAGAAATAGCAAAGATAGTTAAAAGAGGTTCTACATCTGGGATAGGAGTATATGCCTTTGAATATGGAGGATTTATAGTAGATGGCGGACATTCTAAAAAAGTTAAGAAGGAAGCATTACCTTCAGACTTTTCAGCATCTCCGCCGCCTCCATTAATATTAAGAACTGATTTTCCGTGGTATATATATGTAAATACTCCTAATGGAAGAAGAATATTTGGAAAAGAAGAGTTGGAAATATTTAAAAATGCCAAAGTTGAAGGGATAGATATTTTGAGTAGAGTAGTATTAATGGAATTTATTCCATCAGTTTCGGAAAAAGATTTAGAAGGAGTTCTAGATGCCTTAGATAGAATTCAAGGATTAGGATTTAAGAAGTTAGAAAATTCGCTTCAGACTGACGAAGTAAAGAAATTAATGACTAAAATGAAAAACAAGGGTTTTCCTGCAGGTTTGTCCTCATTTGGGCCATCGATTTTCACGTTTTGTAATAAAAGAGAGTGTGAAGAACTAGTATCATATTTTGGCGGTTTTTATACAGAACCTAATAATACGGGTGCAAAAGTAATATGGAGTTAG